The region AACTGGTAATAGGATGTAGTTAGTTTGTGACAGTTCTCATTACTCTGACCTAAATTTACTTCTCTTGTATTGAAGCTTGTGTCTTTTGCATATGATTAGGtagagtgaagatttaagattGGATGGGCCCCATGGGATTTTCTGGTCTTTAAGTGGGCTGCAGTACTCTTGATTTTGGGGGTGGTTGTACTAAACTATTAATAGAACAACACAATCGGACTCACATGTACCTATGGAAGCATTAACATCTAGCATTCATAGTTAAATAGAGGTGTTTCTCcatagaggtgtgtgtgtgtgtgtgtgtgtgtgtgttagacacacacactgatgtaGATATGATCCTTGAGGAGTCTTATAcacttttacttttctttttctttttttttaaattaaacttaattaaaatttgTGAAATTGAGTGAACAAATACTACTGCGTTTTAATTACACCCAAACTGCAGTAGATTTAGAATTGTGGTTAAActgtctttttaatttttctacaAGTGACTGCAGGTCTTATAGGATGAAAAGGCCATAAATAGGAGTGTGCAGTAGGAGCCATCTGCTACTGTTTCTCAACAAAGTGAGaattaaaatgacaacaaaggAGGCAAtaagtgaagaaagaaaaggtgCCATTGGAGTTTCAATAGAAAAGAAGCCACATGCATGGCGTACAGGGTGCTCAGAGTGTGAATACTGTGATGGACTGGAACCGAtatcaaaaataacaaacaggaaTGGAGGAAGCGGAGATTTCATTGCATCATGAAAATGTCAGCTGAAGTAGGAGAGgaacctgtctgtctgtttatGGACATATAAACTGTAGCGCCTGTTCAGCAAGTATCTGCATTCAGCCATGCCATATTTCTTATTCTCGTCAGTGCTTGAAAAGAGAAGCCAGCCAGGTTTCTCTGTGTGGgtgatttatgatttttatttatttatttttttcgaTTTGTAAGCCTAAGTTGAGAAGGCGGCGCCTGCAGAGGTGTGCGTCTGGAGAGCAGTGAGCGGGAAGGAGAGACTTACTGTTTGATGTGTAacagaatttttctttttttttttttttctttttttttctgaaagttaccaaaaataaaaaagaaggctGATAGATTTAGTGGAGCTTTGTTCAAGTGTGGACTGTTTGTATGTGTTCTGTATATTTGCGGTCataaatgttaacatttattatgcagagtgtgtgtttttgttttttgttttaatcagggtttctttttcctttttattttattttcttttattttttttaggtaGAGGTAACTCCACTGCAGATGAAGGAACATGTTGGCTATGGACCAAGGAGTGGTGGAGGAATGGCTGTCAGAATTTAAGGTAAAGCTTCATTTTCTGTATGAAAGTGTTTGTTTGGGCAGGGAAAAAAATACTAAAGTCATTTACCTGTGATCTGTATACAGTACATACTCTGCTTCTTATTATTGACAGGATTTATttcacacataaacaaacacactttgaAGTGCTTCGCTACCAGAAAATTGCACGCTCCTACTCAAATATGAGCATTTGCTGTTAGGTGACCAGTACTAGAGCTTAGTGACGAATATTAATGAAGGAGcagatgagatttttttttttctttttttttttctctcctgtgtgaatgtgtgaggaCCAATCTGCTGTCATGTCTGTAAAGTTGGCCTAATATAACCAGCTCAGTGTGACAGACAGTGATTGTGGTTAAAGAAGCTGTCAGGGTCTCTGCAGGATTTCACTGCTATTAAAATGTCATTTCAGAAGCAGCAAAACCAGACTATCAGTCTGCTTTGCTGCTAAATGGCagattttattaataaaaataaaaaaagcaatgatatatatattttcttttttttgcaaatcaGTGTAAATAATATGaatttgtgtttgtcttttcagtgtttgcttttcAAACTGAAATGCTGTAAGACCTAAATGTGTAGCATGTTAAACTTCAGCTGGTTACATATGTGTTTCAGACCCTTCCTGACAGTGCCGTCTCCACCTATGCTGCCTCACTAAAAGACAAAGGTGCCCTGGTCCCTGCACTTTACAAGGTCATCAGAGAGAACTACAGTGATGTATGTAGATATAAATCTTTTATTAACTTGAAAATTAGATTGTAAAAGTTTGACCACCCAACCTTTAACCAGTACTTAGTATTTAGTCATGTGTTCAGTCCGACCATTtacctgctttgtttttgttattgttatatttttgcTCAGGCTTGATAATCTTGTGTTTATGGATGTGTCAGATTTGCAAACACACTGCGTCCCTCAAGCAGTGCTGTGTTTATACCCTGATCTTATCGTTGAACCGTAGATGCTAGTTGCAAAATTTGTTGCAAATGAGTTGGCAGTTCTTGTCTCgtgatttttactttgttttttattttaaatgttgtgGCCTAATTGTATGCcatgtgttttttctcttttggatATGTGTCCCATGCAGTTACTAGAGCCAGTGTGTCACCAGTTGTTTGAGTTTTACCGGAGCGGTGAGCCGCAGCTGCAGCGTTTCACGCTACAGTTCCTGCCAGAGCTCCTGTGGAGCCTCCTGTCCGTCAGCGCAGCCAGAGACCCCCACACCTCCGGCTGCATCGAGGCCCTGCTGCTAGGCATTTACAACCTGGTGAGGGAGAGGGTGAAGCACTTGTTGCAGTTGTTTTCTAGTTGCAGAGATGAAGCTCACGGGTGAtcggttttatttattttttactagaGGTGAGCTGCTCTGGTTGACGGCAATAAAATGTATCTAGTGTTTTAAGTGCACAGTAAGGAAAAACACTAGAAAAGTCCTTGATCCTTACCAAGTGGAAATTATCATGCAATTTGCCAACAAAGAGGACTTAACTGCTCAACTATTTCAGGGATCTGCGTCATGAGTTTTGAAAGATTACTTTCTGCCCTTTCTGCCATGTTAGACAGCCGTGACAGGAAATACGGGGGAGGAGTGGTGGAAACAGTGACTTTGCACATATACACTGATGGACAGCACCTTGCAAATGCCTTTTTTCATTTGCAGATAGATGGGAGTATTAGAAGTGATTAAAGTTTGAGTTGTATTTCATCCTTTTCAGCTCCGAGTGATCTATCAGCAAAGTCCACTGTCTCCTCACTTCCtctctgaataccagaataGGTCAGCTGTCACTCAACATACTGGCTGGTTCCCATTAATCTGTTTGACATTAACATGCACATAGAGGGGCACCAAAACCCCGCGGTTTGTGCCTGTGTGAGCACGCATGCATACATATGAGTGCACACCAACAAAGTGTCAGTAGGGAAATGAGACCCTCAGGTTTAtacacaaccacccacacatgacGGATGACTGTGCTCGAAGAGATCAGCACACGCTCTTTAGAGGTTTGAGGGCAGACGCAGATGGAAAAagggcttttttatttttgctttcgCCCACATAAGTTTTCCCTCTTCCTGTCTTTCTCTTTTACAGGAAATAGTTGATAAGGATGGACAGAGTAAGGTGTTATCTTTTACCGTCCCTTCCCTCTCCAAACCCTCAGTTTACCATGAGGTGAGTGTGTCCTTCATTCAAAGTTGTGCCAGGGTTGTTTCTGCAGAAATGTACTTACATAAACTGTATCCACCTCTAGCCTTCAACTATTGGCTCCATGGCCCTTACCGAAGGAGCTTTGGCTAACCATGGGCTGAGCAGAGTGGTGTACAGCGGGCCTCACCTCCAGAGAGAAACCTTCACAGCACAGAACAGGTAAGACAGTCATGTtggttttaaaatgtgctttaCCTGTAGCAGGATGTCAGTCTGTTCGTTTTCAAAGTGGCAGCAAACACCAGCTAATTAACAAAATAAGAATGCACATAAAGGAAGATGGAAAATCTGATCAAAAAAGGTACTTTTACTTATTCATTTGTGAATGCATGCTTTGTATTATAGCCTAAAAAGGACATATTACCTTTAATAACAAACTGGCTAAAACAGATTCATGATGACTTGTGTACTGATGGGGAATTAAGCTGCTGCCATGGTTTTTATTTTAGGGTAGCTTCAGCTGTGGCCTGTGGCAGTTGTCTCTGCCTTGTTACATTTAAACTTGTTATATTGCCATTAGGGTTTCTTAAATTATTCTAACTGAGATGAAAGACTGGCGGCCATGTTGGCCTGAACTGAACGTCCTCTGCCTTaaccatttttaattttaacaaatcGCTTGTTTTCCAGTAGGAGAATTCTTATTAGACAAAAAAGTGGTGCATTTAAAGATCCCACACAAATATTATGAATGTTTTGGTTCTTGTTATCCTAATCCTATCATATCCTGTACAGATGGAATTTCAGGTTTTAAGATTTTGGTGTGTCTTGCGTAACGTGCCATTTCAAGGGTTTGTTTGTGTTATTGAGATTTGAGGTGCTGACCTTCCTCCTGCTTTGCTACAATGCCGCTCTCAGCTACATGTCCTCCACCTCCCTGCAGTCCCTCTGCCAGCTCAGCTCCAggtaaaatatataaacacacacacgcccacGAGCATTAGCATTTGTGGGTCACTACAGCTGGGTCAGACGCACACAAACTGCTTTCCAACTTTATAGCTTGTGTTGCTGAAGTTCTAGGTAATATTTTATGGAGGCaacttacaaacacacacccacacacgcaTGCgcgcacacgcgcgcacacacatacacacacgtttGCAAGTTGCTGCTTATCTGATCCTCTTATAGACTTTGCTGCCAGAGAGAGCCAAGATATCGCTATTTGGCAAAGAGCTGCAGTGTACACACATCCCAGCTCAGTAATCTGAGCATTGGTCTGCTGAGCTAAAGAGAAGTCATCGGCCTCGATTTCTGCCTAACTGTTTGCTGTGTTAGCAGCGCTGTACAATGCATAAAGCTTCTAATATACGGTACAGGTGTTACCTCATGCTTTTTGACTCCTCTGAAGCTTGTTAGATGCAtggtgtgtgggggtgtgggtGTGGTTTAACTTAGAATCTTGCTTGGTGAGTTTCACATCAGCTCAGCTCGCCACACAGTTAAGTAAATGGCTTTAATGGTGCTGCAGCTAAGTGGCCCACTGGAGTGGTTTCTCTGCTTCCATTCTTACTCATCTAAACCTctctaatgtgtttttattggttATCTACCAGGGTGTGTATTTGTGGTTACCCACGGCAACAGATGCGGCGGTACAAAGGCATTAACGCACGGCTCACAGTCACATCAGAGTTCCTGGTTCAGCTCATCACAGGGATCCACTACGCCTTGTGAGTACAAACGCACACGCCAGCACACAGTGAAAGTTCTCATGGCGTCACAATGTCAAAGTTGCGTTGTTAAAAAGATTCCACAGAGATTGGGTACAGGAAGCTCCTGATACTCGTTAAGATAATTAGTGCAGACAGTTTATGTTCCAAGCTTACATTTTATAAGTGATGTGAAAACGTAATTACAATCTTTTCTGTTGTCTCAGCTAATTTCTTTAAATTGTACTTATTTCAGCATGtcagattaaaataaaatgataataacaataatccCTTAATCTGTTTTAGActaacaaactgtgtgtgtgtgtgcgcgtgtgcgcatgtgtgcgcACATTTCTGCTCCTGTGTAGGTGTAATGGTGAAGTTGACCTGGGATCCAAAGCACTGgatgacgttctgtatcgagccCAGCTAGAGTTGTTCCCCGAAGCCCTGTTGGTGGGTGCAATGATATTTTTCTGCCACTATCACACCTCCtctaagtgtgtgtctgtgtctttaagtgtaagagagaggggagagcaTGTGATGGTTGTGCACATGCTGGcttctggttttgtttcatgcaCGGCACAGTATACGGCATtgtcttggtgtgtgtgtgtgtgtgtgtgtgtgtgtgtgtgtgtgtgtgtgtcagtcagagTGCAAGCAGAGTGTAATCCCACGAGATTATTTACATGCTTTCCACTCTGCTCCGTTAAGCTATAATCCTTGCGGCCCAGGGAGTAGAGGATTGAACCCGCACTTACAGTATTACTACACAGTTCAAGGTGTGCTCCTTCAcaacaatcaaaacaaacagcatttaCACTCATATTAGTAACAGTGGTgatggtttattttatttttttcccgtGTAAAGGAGTTGCACATGTGATACTGTGGAAAGTTTAAAATGTCAATTTTGTGTTGTCGGTTTCTGTGTTGCAAGTGGAATACACCAGGTGGCTGCTAGCTTAGCGTGCCGTGGTGGCGTGTCCCTCATGAGACCAGTGTGCCGAAGCCTCACAGACAAAAGACATGTTGTGTTGTGATTATGAGTCTTTCTGCCGTGTGTTACGTGCTCGGCTGTTAGGAGATTATTAGTGCAAGTGCCCCGTGAGGAGCACTAGGAACAAAGATTATTGTATAAAGACTTGTGAAATCCATTTCAGTGTGACACACAagtctttgttttccttctttttattttgcttcttcCGTTACTTAATTCCTGCATGTCTACTATGTGCAAGTGAAATTATTGATGAGATGTTGTTGGATTAGCCACTTGACAGAACATCAGCGTGTACTTCATGTCCATCCTGTGCTTGGTTGATGGGGTCAATTTTCTAATGTGGTTGAAGCAGGGATGCTCTGACATAGTGTCTGAATATCATATGTTGGCTGATATTGGTCACCAGGAGCAGAGCTTCTCCTGTTTCACA is a window of Maylandia zebra isolate NMK-2024a linkage group LG22, Mzebra_GT3a, whole genome shotgun sequence DNA encoding:
- the hycc1 gene encoding hyccin isoform X1, with product MLAMDQGVVEEWLSEFKTLPDSAVSTYAASLKDKGALVPALYKVIRENYSDLLEPVCHQLFEFYRSGEPQLQRFTLQFLPELLWSLLSVSAARDPHTSGCIEALLLGIYNLEIVDKDGQSKVLSFTVPSLSKPSVYHEPSTIGSMALTEGALANHGLSRVVYSGPHLQRETFTAQNRFEVLTFLLLCYNAALSYMSSTSLQSLCQLSSRVCICGYPRQQMRRYKGINARLTVTSEFLVQLITGIHYALCNGEVDLGSKALDDVLYRAQLELFPEALLVGNAIKSSLHSAALKSNNKEGARSIQVEITPTSSRISRNAVTSLSIRGHRWKRHDAVDLGSPDELMDISEVDEGVWPGGAGPDMTPPTITISNSVTTLNLGAKAMKKCRLGGRTSKDKDKEAGPLMPGRAASENAELSVKRLTLTSSQSVPKAGALTSLTRTASAVFSRSFEHVASGNAPPSSNHTTSEAGRYSCSLQEEGLAYLSPAPNHTQRSPSISVHLGSDL
- the hycc1 gene encoding hyccin isoform X3, with amino-acid sequence MLAMDQGVVEEWLSEFKTLPDSAVSTYAASLKDKGALVPALYKVIRENYSDLLEPVCHQLFEFYRSGEPQLQRFTLQFLPELLWSLLSVSAARDPHTSGCIEALLLGIYNLEIVDKDGQSKVLSFTVPSLSKPSVYHEPSTIGSMALTEGALANHGLSRVVYSGPHLQRETFTAQNRFEVLTFLLLCYNAALSYMSSTSLQSLCQLSSRVCICGYPRQQMRRYKGINARLTVTSEFLVQLITGIHYALCNGEVDLGSKALDDVLYRAQLELFPEALLVGNAIKSSLHSAALKSNNKEGARSIQVEITPTSSRISRNAVTSLSIRGHRWKRHENQEVCVDGEAAVGGVAIPEINVTGVSGDRMPNGDSLRPRPDGRSPADGDMMGATSEVSMDPRGHDSSIRLEVRRQKSVRRMVENEGSGSASTGRNQY
- the hycc1 gene encoding hyccin isoform X2 gives rise to the protein MLAMDQGVVEEWLSEFKTLPDSAVSTYAASLKDKGALVPALYKVIRENYSDLLEPVCHQLFEFYRSGEPQLQRFTLQFLPELLWSLLSVSAARDPHTSGCIEALLLGIYNLEIVDKDGQSKVLSFTVPSLSKPSVYHEPSTIGSMALTEGALANHGLSRVVYSGPHLQRETFTAQNRFEVLTFLLLCYNAALSYMSSTSLQSLCQLSSRVCICGYPRQQMRRYKGINARLTVTSEFLVQLITGIHYALCNGEVDLGSKALDDVLYRAQLELFPEALLVGNAIKSSLHSAALKSNNKEGARSIQVEITPTSSRISRNAVTSLSIRGHRWKRHAENQEVCVDGEAAVGGVAIPEINVTGVSGDRMPNGDSLRPRPDGRSPADGDMMGATSEVSMDPRGHDSSIRLEVRRQKSVRRMVENEGSGSASTGRNQY